In Colwellia sp. M166, a genomic segment contains:
- a CDS encoding response regulator transcription factor, producing MKKHKLLLIDDDKELADLLSDYLATEGFELICCHDGITGLEKAFDDNISLILLDVMMPGLTGFEVLKALGGNHKTPILMLTAKGDNADRILGLELGADDYLPKPFQHRELLARINAILRRINIVQNSKVASSSLKVNGVMLNHATRQVSCHDQQIELTGTEYQIIEYLMSKPGSIVSKDEISEQVLKRKLSAFDRSIDMHVSNIRRKLLPFSPNDKLKTIRGAGYIFLAGELA from the coding sequence ATGAAAAAGCATAAACTTTTATTAATAGATGATGATAAAGAGCTCGCTGATTTACTATCTGATTACCTTGCGACAGAAGGTTTCGAATTAATTTGTTGCCATGATGGTATAACAGGCTTAGAAAAAGCATTTGATGATAATATTTCATTAATTTTATTAGATGTTATGATGCCCGGATTAACCGGTTTCGAAGTATTAAAAGCCCTCGGCGGTAATCATAAAACCCCTATTTTGATGCTGACCGCTAAAGGTGATAATGCCGATCGTATATTAGGATTAGAGCTAGGCGCTGATGATTACTTACCCAAACCGTTTCAACACCGTGAATTATTAGCACGAATAAATGCTATTTTACGCCGAATCAACATTGTGCAAAATAGTAAAGTAGCAAGCTCATCATTGAAAGTTAACGGCGTAATGCTTAATCATGCAACACGACAGGTTAGTTGTCATGATCAACAGATAGAGCTTACCGGTACTGAATACCAGATCATTGAATATTTAATGTCAAAGCCTGGCAGTATTGTCAGTAAAGATGAAATATCAGAGCAAGTACTCAAACGAAAGCTAAGCGCTTTTGATCGCAGTATCGATATGCATGTCAGTAATATTAGACGAAAACTGTTACCTTTTAGCCCAAATGACAAGCTTAAAACGATCCGGGGTGCCGGTTATATTTTCTTGGCAGGAGAGCTAGCGTAA
- a CDS encoding rhodanese-like domain-containing protein: MDQLITFAMSQPLLSTAWLVIVLLIIAITIRIQMSPIKQLSTQQMTFLVNRESGVVVDSRSEKDFKAGHIIDALHLDNEKVSKNDFATLENHKDNPIIVVCSAGLSAGKVANQLAKAGFTRVNLLKGGMNAWLSAGLPVTKS, encoded by the coding sequence ATGGATCAACTTATTACTTTTGCAATGAGCCAACCTTTACTTAGTACGGCTTGGCTGGTTATTGTTTTACTGATTATTGCGATTACGATCAGAATTCAAATGTCACCGATCAAACAATTAAGTACACAGCAAATGACTTTTTTAGTGAATAGAGAGTCTGGTGTTGTGGTCGATAGTCGTAGCGAAAAAGATTTTAAAGCCGGGCATATTATCGATGCACTGCACCTTGATAATGAAAAAGTGAGTAAAAATGACTTCGCTACTCTTGAAAACCATAAAGATAATCCCATCATTGTAGTATGTAGTGCTGGTCTTAGTGCTGGCAAAGTCGCTAACCAGCTAGCAAAAGCCGGCTTTACCCGCGTAAATTTACTAAAAGGTGGTATGAATGCTTGGTTAAGTGCAGGTTTACCTGTCACCAAGTCGTAA
- a CDS encoding glycerophosphodiester phosphodiesterase, translating into MLVIAHRGASGEFAENSLLAFQQAILQGCDGIEFDVQFHQASGEFILLHDSYLYNGAAKVHFNQLPLAELISARYNICTLNQALKCINTQCLINMELKSVAQGTQLANEMQMLIALLRNAELNNEITYSQIIISSFNHHALTYAVEHLPKITTAALIACCPIDYAKFCIKLKVKLLNLTIDCLNTEIVNDAHRRGLKVWVYTVDNPEQIKQCLQYQVDGIFSNFPHRSRQVISSVNEYQQNPE; encoded by the coding sequence ATGCTAGTAATTGCCCATAGAGGTGCTAGCGGTGAGTTTGCTGAAAACTCACTTTTAGCATTTCAACAAGCAATATTACAAGGCTGTGATGGTATCGAGTTTGATGTGCAATTTCATCAAGCCAGCGGTGAATTTATTCTCCTGCATGATAGTTACCTGTACAACGGTGCCGCGAAAGTTCACTTTAATCAATTGCCACTGGCTGAACTTATCAGTGCTAGATATAATATCTGTACGCTAAATCAAGCTTTAAAGTGTATCAACACTCAGTGTTTGATAAATATGGAATTGAAATCTGTCGCGCAAGGCACTCAGCTTGCTAATGAAATGCAAATGCTTATAGCATTACTGCGAAACGCAGAGCTGAATAATGAAATCACTTACTCACAAATCATTATTTCTTCTTTTAATCATCATGCTCTTACCTATGCCGTTGAGCATCTACCCAAAATCACTACAGCAGCATTAATTGCCTGCTGCCCAATTGATTATGCTAAGTTTTGTATCAAGCTAAAAGTTAAACTGTTAAACCTTACTATTGACTGTCTCAATACTGAAATCGTTAATGACGCTCACCGTCGTGGCCTGAAAGTTTGGGTTTATACGGTAGATAACCCTGAGCAAATCAAACAGTGTTTACAATACCAAGTGGATGGTATTTTCAGTAACTTTCCACACCGTTCACGCCAAGTTATCTCATCAGTTAACGAATATCAGCAAAACCCTGAATAA
- a CDS encoding cation diffusion facilitator family transporter, producing the protein MKQPLDSNQYAYLVRLAAFAATATALILVLLKLYAWFATDASAMLASATDSILDLFASIMNVVILRFALAPADKEHKFGHGKAESLAGLVQAAFVLGSALLLVFNGLDRIINPQQIVRTEVGMVVSIIAIVMTLSLVMLQKYVIKRTKSVAISADALHYQSDLLLNLGVLAALFLSQGYWLQADGVFTVAVGIFLLIGAGKIIWTSVHHLMDHELTDEELKTIRTIVLAHEGAHGLHELRTRQAGPDRFIQFHLELDEKLSLLEAHGIGEAIESEIIRALAPCEVFIHHDPLSVVKPSDKKKSFVSD; encoded by the coding sequence GTGAAACAACCACTAGATTCGAATCAATATGCTTACCTTGTTAGGCTCGCAGCATTTGCGGCGACAGCAACGGCATTAATCTTAGTGTTGCTAAAGCTATATGCGTGGTTTGCTACAGATGCGAGCGCTATGCTTGCCTCAGCAACGGATTCAATTCTAGATTTATTTGCCTCGATTATGAATGTGGTCATTTTGCGCTTTGCTCTGGCGCCGGCAGACAAAGAACATAAATTTGGTCATGGTAAAGCAGAAAGTCTTGCTGGCTTAGTACAAGCTGCGTTTGTGCTCGGCTCAGCATTATTATTGGTGTTTAATGGCCTAGATCGTATTATTAACCCACAGCAGATCGTACGAACGGAAGTTGGTATGGTTGTTTCTATCATTGCCATTGTGATGACATTGTCTTTAGTGATGCTACAAAAATACGTTATCAAGCGCACTAAATCTGTGGCGATTAGTGCCGATGCTCTACATTATCAATCAGATTTATTATTGAATTTAGGGGTACTCGCTGCGCTATTTTTAAGTCAAGGCTACTGGCTACAAGCTGATGGCGTTTTTACTGTTGCGGTGGGGATATTTCTATTAATAGGTGCGGGTAAAATAATCTGGACCAGTGTTCATCATTTAATGGATCATGAACTGACAGATGAAGAGCTAAAAACCATTAGAACAATTGTATTAGCACATGAAGGTGCGCATGGTTTACATGAATTACGCACACGGCAAGCAGGTCCTGATCGCTTTATTCAATTTCATTTAGAGTTAGATGAAAAGTTATCATTGCTCGAAGCTCATGGTATTGGTGAGGCTATTGAAAGTGAAATTATTCGAGCATTGGCACCCTGTGAGGTCTTTATTCATCATGATCCACTGTCAGTGGTTAAGCCTTCAGACAAAAAAAAAAGCTTTGTGAGCGATTAA
- the trmL gene encoding tRNA (uridine(34)/cytosine(34)/5-carboxymethylaminomethyluridine(34)-2'-O)-methyltransferase TrmL, translated as MLDVVLFQPQIPPNTGNIIRLCANTGFRLHLIEPLGFDLEDKKLRRAGLDYHEFAALKRHANYQSFVESEQPKRVLAVTTKSTGYYGDVSFQSGDYLLFGSETGGLPEEVRQQIPDQDKIRIPMLKDSRSMNLSNATAVIVYEAWRQLGFANSI; from the coding sequence ATGTTAGATGTCGTTTTATTTCAACCTCAAATTCCACCCAATACTGGCAATATAATCCGACTATGTGCTAATACCGGTTTTAGATTACACCTTATTGAACCATTAGGCTTTGATCTAGAAGATAAAAAATTACGCAGAGCGGGCTTAGATTATCATGAGTTTGCGGCCCTAAAGCGTCATGCAAATTATCAAAGCTTTGTTGAATCTGAACAGCCTAAGCGTGTGTTAGCCGTTACCACTAAATCTACCGGCTATTATGGTGATGTTAGCTTTCAATCTGGTGATTACCTGTTATTTGGCTCTGAAACCGGAGGATTACCCGAAGAAGTCAGACAACAAATTCCAGATCAAGACAAAATCAGGATCCCGATGCTAAAAGATAGCCGCAGTATGAACTTATCAAATGCCACTGCCGTTATTGTTTATGAAGCTTGGCGCCAATTAGGCTTTGCAAATTCAATTTAA
- the grxC gene encoding glutaredoxin 3, which produces MMAVDIYTKVTCFYCMRAKALLDDMNVSYNEIKIDGDAPLREKMITRSQGAATVPQIFINNSHIGGCDDLFALHAQGKLASLLAL; this is translated from the coding sequence ATGATGGCAGTTGACATATATACCAAAGTAACTTGTTTTTATTGCATGAGAGCGAAAGCTTTACTTGATGATATGAATGTTAGTTATAACGAAATTAAAATTGACGGTGATGCCCCATTACGTGAAAAAATGATCACACGTAGCCAGGGAGCTGCAACAGTACCTCAAATATTTATTAACAACAGCCATATTGGTGGTTGTGATGATTTATTTGCATTACACGCGCAAGGGAAATTAGCTTCACTTTTAGCATTATAA
- a CDS encoding M56 family metallopeptidase: MMQESLINSPLLAGLAITLIHFLWQGVLVALVLKILLSLISYKKSQLRYALSSMAMLANLILPAVTFFIIYDIEYRQVANFVHALPLVDQSLYLEQIQANVWYIEWLEYLPVLAMLWLAIVFTLALKLTIELYNVNKLPTQGCTTVDLALQVRFEGLINKVGLSRKVVLLVSSKTNVPMAIGWLKPIVLIPFSMLSGLSPQQLDMLLLHELAHIRRHDYLVNFLQTLVEILLFFHPAVSWVSKQMRNEREYCSDDIAVQHSGSPLAYAHTLADTASLCQKHRHHTIPNMAMAASGGDLKQRVMRLLDQQHCTKSTDSGKWLASCTVLLAIVFLFSKYSLTLPIIDLQSGSISIQNSPKTLRESLITYAPLTFQPAQSNTSLASQLLAIEDSNNRQESIANSRDVSLQQAIKKDNAFTVKAPLDKSKPTNEHKTTAYYNELPIVRANTDTKKNTNQHHAELTSQTHTSDNLNSNSRRTKSMSEIAFERTDSKNTTIKANPYAQQLASLLTEPKVSQYDKIAALNKTHDGIDQQSSVNQINKNGPNQAMLADKASKVLKLNPTNIAAKLISSVEPKYPSSAKRKGIELEIMVKFNIDKNGLVKDLQFESKSRSKASYFRNTIRNAMEEWRFLPAKKNGQVVESKMSKIFSFSLLS; this comes from the coding sequence ATGATGCAGGAAAGCTTAATAAATAGTCCATTATTAGCTGGTTTAGCCATCACTCTTATCCATTTTTTATGGCAAGGAGTTTTGGTTGCATTAGTATTAAAAATATTACTGTCATTAATCTCCTATAAAAAGTCTCAATTACGCTACGCGCTAAGCTCTATGGCGATGCTAGCCAATTTAATTTTACCTGCCGTCACATTTTTTATTATTTACGATATTGAATACCGGCAAGTAGCCAACTTTGTACATGCATTGCCACTGGTAGATCAAAGTCTTTACCTAGAGCAGATACAAGCAAATGTTTGGTATATTGAATGGCTGGAATATTTACCAGTACTTGCCATGCTTTGGCTTGCTATTGTTTTCACACTTGCGCTTAAGTTAACCATCGAGCTATACAATGTGAACAAACTACCAACTCAAGGTTGCACGACCGTTGATTTAGCGCTGCAAGTTCGTTTTGAGGGCTTAATCAATAAAGTTGGGCTATCAAGAAAAGTAGTCTTATTAGTCTCTAGCAAAACCAATGTGCCAATGGCTATAGGTTGGCTAAAACCGATAGTACTTATTCCTTTTAGTATGCTTTCGGGATTATCACCACAACAACTAGATATGCTATTACTGCATGAACTAGCCCATATTCGACGCCATGACTATCTGGTTAACTTTCTACAAACTCTGGTTGAAATTCTTTTATTTTTTCATCCTGCCGTGAGTTGGGTTTCCAAACAAATGCGCAATGAAAGAGAATACTGTAGCGATGATATTGCCGTGCAGCATAGTGGTAGTCCACTTGCCTATGCACATACCTTGGCTGACACCGCATCGTTATGCCAAAAACACCGTCACCACACCATTCCTAATATGGCTATGGCGGCCTCTGGTGGTGATTTAAAACAACGTGTTATGAGATTATTAGATCAACAACATTGTACAAAAAGCACCGATTCCGGCAAATGGTTAGCATCTTGCACTGTATTGCTCGCTATTGTTTTTCTATTTTCTAAATACTCATTGACTTTGCCGATCATTGATTTGCAATCGGGCAGTATTTCAATTCAAAATTCACCTAAAACACTCAGAGAAAGTTTAATAACTTATGCGCCTTTAACTTTTCAACCGGCCCAATCTAATACCTCTCTTGCAAGCCAACTATTAGCTATTGAGGATTCAAATAACCGTCAAGAATCTATAGCAAACAGCCGTGATGTTTCACTTCAGCAGGCAATAAAAAAAGATAACGCTTTTACAGTAAAAGCACCTTTAGATAAATCTAAGCCGACTAATGAGCACAAAACCACAGCTTATTATAATGAACTGCCGATTGTTCGAGCCAATACAGACACTAAAAAGAATACCAACCAGCACCATGCAGAGTTAACGAGTCAAACACACACCAGTGATAACCTTAATAGCAATAGCCGACGAACAAAGTCAATGTCCGAAATTGCATTCGAACGAACAGATTCAAAAAATACGACAATAAAAGCAAATCCCTACGCGCAGCAACTTGCTTCATTGTTAACCGAACCTAAGGTGTCTCAATATGATAAAATAGCTGCGTTAAACAAAACTCATGATGGCATCGACCAACAGTCATCAGTGAACCAGATAAACAAGAACGGACCTAATCAAGCCATGCTAGCTGATAAAGCCAGCAAGGTATTAAAACTCAACCCGACAAATATTGCCGCTAAGTTAATCAGCTCTGTTGAACCTAAATATCCTTCTTCTGCGAAAAGAAAAGGCATAGAATTAGAAATTATGGTCAAGTTCAACATCGATAAAAACGGTTTAGTAAAAGATCTGCAGTTTGAAAGTAAAAGCAGAAGTAAAGCAAGTTACTTCCGTAACACCATCCGTAACGCCATGGAAGAATGGCGCTTTCTACCGGCCAAAAAAAATGGCCAAGTGGTAGAAAGCAAAATGTCTAAAATATTCTCATTTAGCCTATTAAGCTAA
- a CDS encoding BlaI/MecI/CopY family transcriptional regulator: MSRDKSDIKPTEAELTLLNILWKMGPATVRQIHETVSQTQKTGYTTVLKILQIMHEKALVIRDESNRAHVYAPANSERVTQSSLLKDLVLKAFGGSTSKLVMRALDNSTSKEEIEDIRQLLNELEQQS; this comes from the coding sequence ATGTCACGAGATAAATCAGATATTAAACCAACGGAAGCAGAGCTAACGTTACTTAATATCCTTTGGAAAATGGGACCTGCCACGGTTCGACAAATTCATGAAACAGTTAGCCAAACTCAAAAGACGGGCTATACTACAGTACTGAAAATATTACAAATAATGCACGAAAAAGCCTTGGTTATTCGTGATGAAAGTAATCGAGCACATGTTTATGCTCCGGCGAATAGTGAGAGGGTCACACAATCGTCTTTATTGAAAGATTTAGTCTTAAAAGCATTTGGCGGTTCAACCTCAAAGTTGGTGATGCGTGCTTTAGATAACTCGACAAGTAAAGAAGAAATTGAGGATATTAGACAGTTACTCAATGAGCTAGAGCAACAATCATAA
- the secB gene encoding protein-export chaperone SecB, which produces MADEIQNNEEATNEQAVPQFAIQRVYTKDISFETPNSPAIFQKEWKPEVQLDIDTKSAKLADDTYEVTLSLTVTAKVEEQTAFLAEVKQAGIFTIGNIPEAQLAHTIGAFCPTTLFPYAREAVANLVSRGSFPQINLAPVNFEALFANYVQQRAAQAEQVQVSTETH; this is translated from the coding sequence ATGGCTGACGAAATTCAAAACAACGAAGAAGCAACAAACGAACAAGCAGTGCCACAATTTGCTATTCAACGCGTATATACCAAAGATATCTCATTTGAAACGCCTAATTCACCGGCAATTTTTCAAAAAGAATGGAAGCCTGAAGTACAATTAGATATTGACACTAAATCGGCTAAACTTGCTGATGATACTTATGAAGTAACATTATCTCTAACAGTAACCGCTAAAGTTGAAGAACAAACCGCATTTTTAGCAGAAGTTAAGCAAGCAGGTATTTTTACTATTGGTAATATCCCTGAAGCACAATTAGCACACACTATTGGTGCCTTCTGCCCGACCACGTTATTCCCATATGCTCGTGAAGCTGTGGCCAACTTAGTTAGCCGTGGTTCATTCCCACAAATTAACTTAGCCCCGGTGAACTTTGAAGCCTTATTTGCTAATTACGTACAACAACGTGCGGCACAAGCAGAGCAAGTGCAAGTAAGCACTGAAACGCACTAA
- the gpsA gene encoding NAD(P)H-dependent glycerol-3-phosphate dehydrogenase translates to MNPNSAAISVIGAGSYGTALAICLARNGHKTLLWGRDASHVAEMASTRANEKYLPGSKFPEPLRVSDDLAKVVAASKNILLVVPSHAFGEMLAQIKPHLRKDARLVWATKGLEHESGRLLQDVAREALGNEISLAVLSGPTFAREMAAGLPTAISLSSTDEQFVSDISNLLHCERTFRVYSNSDFIGVQLGGAVKNVIAIGAGMADGIGFGANARTALITRGLAEMTRLGCALNAEPSTFMGMAGLGDLVLTCTDNQSRNRRFGLALGGGAEVEQAMADIGQVVEGYRNTKEVYLLAQRMGVEMPIVEQVYQVLYCGKDAKLAAADLLSRERKFE, encoded by the coding sequence ATGAACCCTAATTCTGCCGCAATTTCAGTTATTGGCGCTGGCTCATACGGCACCGCACTGGCAATCTGTTTAGCGCGAAATGGTCATAAAACCTTGCTTTGGGGGCGTGATGCTAGTCACGTTGCCGAAATGGCGAGTACGCGTGCTAATGAGAAGTACTTGCCGGGCAGTAAGTTTCCTGAGCCATTACGGGTTAGTGATGATTTAGCTAAGGTGGTTGCTGCTAGTAAAAACATTCTATTAGTTGTGCCTAGTCATGCTTTTGGTGAAATGTTGGCGCAAATAAAACCACATTTACGCAAAGATGCACGCTTGGTGTGGGCAACTAAGGGCTTAGAGCATGAGTCAGGACGTTTGCTGCAAGATGTTGCTCGCGAAGCCTTAGGGAATGAAATTTCTTTAGCTGTGCTCTCTGGCCCCACTTTTGCTAGAGAAATGGCGGCAGGGCTACCAACAGCAATATCGTTATCTTCAACAGATGAACAGTTTGTTAGTGATATTTCTAACTTATTACACTGTGAGCGAACTTTTCGCGTTTACAGTAATAGCGATTTTATCGGTGTGCAGTTAGGTGGAGCGGTGAAAAATGTCATTGCCATCGGTGCTGGCATGGCTGACGGTATTGGTTTTGGTGCGAATGCTCGTACAGCATTGATCACCCGTGGCTTAGCAGAAATGACCCGTTTAGGTTGTGCGTTAAATGCAGAGCCTTCAACATTTATGGGTATGGCTGGTTTAGGTGATTTAGTCTTAACTTGTACTGATAATCAATCGCGAAATCGACGTTTTGGCTTAGCCTTAGGTGGTGGAGCTGAAGTTGAACAAGCGATGGCTGATATTGGCCAAGTAGTGGAAGGCTATCGTAATACTAAAGAAGTTTATCTGTTAGCGCAGCGTATGGGCGTGGAAATGCCTATTGTTGAGCAGGTTTATCAGGTGCTTTATTGCGGTAAAGATGCCAAGTTAGCCGCTGCAGATTTATTATCTCGTGAACGCAAATTTGAATAG
- a CDS encoding Spy/CpxP family protein refolding chaperone, translating to MKMQRLYSTIKPYVAMAVIALTMTSLNVNAIGHKNEENNPSAQHQKGEGHGKHHNKMKKHFHRLVKKLALSSEQEIKLKAIFANMKTKRQEQKDPLAGFKKQVESLMLASDFDENSFAAIYAEYQPSFQEMAMQKAKTHHEIMQVLTPEQQKKFTKIQQHKGRG from the coding sequence ATGAAAATGCAAAGACTATATTCAACAATCAAACCGTATGTTGCGATGGCTGTTATCGCACTGACAATGACTAGCCTTAATGTGAACGCTATTGGTCACAAAAATGAAGAAAATAATCCGAGTGCCCAGCACCAAAAGGGTGAAGGACACGGTAAGCATCATAACAAAATGAAAAAGCACTTTCATCGCTTAGTTAAAAAACTAGCTTTAAGTTCAGAGCAGGAAATTAAGCTTAAAGCTATTTTCGCTAATATGAAAACTAAGCGCCAAGAGCAAAAAGATCCGCTTGCTGGCTTTAAAAAGCAAGTTGAATCATTGATGCTAGCAAGTGATTTCGATGAAAACAGCTTTGCAGCTATCTATGCAGAATACCAACCGAGTTTTCAAGAGATGGCTATGCAAAAGGCTAAGACTCATCACGAAATTATGCAAGTATTAACGCCTGAACAACAAAAGAAGTTCACAAAAATACAACAGCATAAAGGGCGAGGTTGA
- a CDS encoding alpha/beta fold hydrolase yields MTSAANLVSKRALTAEKIAAIKKFWQSIHQASFTTVDQVDIAYATNFTRPDKPYLAIVPGRSESYLKYQELAFDLDALGYDCVIIDHRGQGLSMRLTANRLQGYVESFDHYARDLHQLLSQVLPVTYPQHQQNSFMLAHSMGGAIALRYLQIYPNNIKALSLSSPMIAIASNGLPTWLAKFLVTTGTIINNCLSNTPWYFLGQSDSNLSSFDENRLMHSQPRFQRFRDLYHQRPELKLGGVTFHWLQQAMKNTDKLFIDLKKLSLPIQLMQAEKECIIANNAQNNFCLQLNKLKPSYYPEVKPIVVSGAYHELFFEIDQYRDIAINNAIAWFAQHQ; encoded by the coding sequence TTGACTAGCGCAGCAAACTTAGTAAGTAAGCGTGCACTCACTGCAGAAAAAATTGCCGCCATCAAAAAGTTTTGGCAATCTATCCACCAAGCCTCATTCACTACCGTTGATCAGGTTGATATTGCTTATGCCACTAATTTTACACGCCCTGATAAGCCTTACCTTGCGATTGTTCCCGGTCGTTCAGAAAGCTACTTAAAATATCAAGAATTAGCTTTTGATTTAGATGCTTTAGGCTATGACTGTGTGATTATTGATCATCGTGGCCAAGGGCTTTCTATGCGCTTAACAGCTAATCGTTTACAAGGCTATGTCGAGAGTTTTGATCATTACGCGCGCGACTTACATCAATTACTCAGTCAAGTTTTACCCGTAACGTATCCACAACATCAGCAAAACTCTTTTATGCTGGCACACTCAATGGGCGGTGCTATTGCGTTAAGATATCTTCAGATTTATCCTAACAATATCAAAGCATTAAGTTTAAGTTCTCCGATGATCGCTATCGCAAGTAATGGTCTGCCAACTTGGTTAGCTAAATTTTTAGTCACAACAGGCACGATAATAAATAATTGCCTGTCCAATACTCCGTGGTATTTTCTCGGACAAAGCGATAGCAATCTAAGTTCATTTGATGAAAACCGTTTAATGCACTCACAACCGCGTTTTCAACGTTTTCGTGATTTGTATCATCAACGCCCAGAGCTAAAGCTTGGAGGGGTGACATTTCATTGGTTGCAACAGGCAATGAAAAACACAGATAAACTATTCATTGACTTGAAAAAATTATCATTGCCAATACAGCTGATGCAAGCAGAGAAAGAGTGCATTATTGCTAATAATGCCCAGAATAATTTTTGCCTACAACTCAATAAACTTAAGCCAAGTTATTACCCTGAAGTTAAGCCGATAGTGGTATCTGGCGCCTATCACGAACTATTTTTTGAGATCGATCAATACCGTGATATTGCAATAAATAATGCTATAGCTTGGTTTGCTCAGCATCAATAA
- a CDS encoding ATP-binding protein gives MLKLREKFSSIGAKLFICFWLIVILTIGITRLVSEQFRTKSFIAPSHHSDIARIKRLDLLIKRSPPKTPQATLSILSRKADRELLLKNMQTNQIHSSKKWQIENLKNFLSENNLESLTTVKFEFYRMTGPLAFDIAGTPYQLFLASRDRKPPFGGLIQHIPTWIRLAIPIIISSILLWLLTRSFTKPLIAMQKTATRFGDGEFSARVPLIAQRNDEIGTCAASFNLMAEKLEQNIGSHQRLMADVSHELRSPMTRLQIALGLAQQKDIEQATLHKHLQRCELEVARLDEMIGNVLSLSRLENTISQMELMSVDLKQLLILCIEDAQYIANEKSITINFHSESTALIQADPTLLSSAFNNILINAVKYSHGNDELNVYLNKTNTNFIIEIVDTGTGVPVDDLPKLFEPFYRVAQARDRATGGTGLGLAIAKQAVIAHNGIISASNNTNNGLTVTIKLPIESSKTRL, from the coding sequence ATGCTAAAACTTAGAGAGAAATTTTCTTCTATTGGTGCGAAATTATTTATCTGCTTTTGGTTAATTGTCATATTAACCATTGGCATCACTAGACTGGTTTCCGAACAATTTAGAACCAAAAGTTTTATTGCCCCTAGTCACCATTCCGATATAGCGAGAATTAAGCGACTTGACCTCTTAATTAAACGCAGTCCACCAAAAACGCCGCAGGCAACATTGAGTATTTTATCAAGAAAAGCAGATCGCGAATTACTGTTAAAAAATATGCAAACTAATCAAATACACTCATCAAAAAAATGGCAAATTGAAAACTTAAAAAATTTTTTGAGTGAAAACAATTTGGAAAGCCTCACGACGGTAAAGTTTGAATTTTATCGAATGACCGGCCCCTTAGCCTTTGATATTGCAGGTACACCTTATCAATTATTTCTTGCAAGCCGTGATCGAAAGCCTCCCTTTGGCGGTTTAATACAACATATTCCGACTTGGATACGTTTGGCTATTCCTATCATCATCAGTTCGATTTTACTTTGGTTACTCACTCGTTCGTTCACAAAACCACTGATAGCAATGCAAAAAACCGCCACCCGCTTTGGCGATGGCGAATTCAGTGCTCGCGTACCTTTAATTGCACAGCGCAATGATGAAATTGGTACTTGTGCAGCCAGCTTTAACTTAATGGCGGAAAAATTGGAACAAAATATTGGTTCTCATCAAAGACTTATGGCTGATGTTTCGCACGAACTTAGATCACCAATGACTAGATTACAAATTGCCCTAGGCTTGGCGCAACAAAAAGACATAGAGCAAGCGACGCTTCATAAGCATCTACAACGTTGTGAACTAGAAGTGGCTAGGCTCGATGAAATGATTGGCAATGTTTTATCTTTATCGCGTTTAGAGAACACCATAAGCCAAATGGAGTTAATGTCTGTCGACCTTAAGCAACTCTTAATACTTTGCATCGAAGATGCGCAATATATCGCCAATGAAAAATCTATTACCATTAACTTTCACAGTGAAAGCACGGCTTTAATCCAAGCAGATCCGACACTTTTATCCAGTGCCTTTAATAATATTTTGATTAATGCGGTAAAATATAGTCATGGCAACGATGAACTTAACGTCTACTTGAATAAAACAAATACTAATTTTATCATTGAAATTGTCGATACTGGCACTGGAGTTCCTGTCGATGATTTGCCTAAATTGTTTGAACCATTTTACCGAGTAGCGCAGGCACGCGATCGAGCCACCGGTGGTACAGGTTTAGGTTTAGCAATAGCCAAACAAGCTGTTATTGCCCATAATGGCATTATCAGTGCAAGCAACAATACAAATAATGGCCTCACTGTGACCATTAAACTACCGATAGAGAGTAGTAAAACACGACTTTAA